In a genomic window of Telopea speciosissima isolate NSW1024214 ecotype Mountain lineage chromosome 5, Tspe_v1, whole genome shotgun sequence:
- the LOC122662379 gene encoding hevamine-A-like yields MAIINQALSLLLSLFVLTLVLPINSLPGGIAIYWGQNGNEGTLNQTCATGNYSYVNLSFLIKFGGGQTPVLNLAGHCDPSSGGCTILSSQINYCQSLGLKVMLSIGGGAGNYTLTSKHDAKNVSKYLWNTYLGGNSSSRQLGDAILDGIDFDIEMGSTNYWGYLARYLSKYSKPYKKVYLTAAPQCPYPDKYLGLALHTSFFDYVWVQFYNNPQCEYTSGNITNILNSWKLWTTTIPAKKFFLGLPASSDAAGSGFIPADVLTSQILPVAKTSFKYGGVMLWSRYYDLLSGYSSSIKSAV; encoded by the coding sequence ATGGCGATCATTAATCAAGCATTATCTttgcttctctccctctttgttCTCACCCTCGTCCTCCCAATAAATTCTCTCCCTGGCGGAATTGCAATCTATTGGGGTCAGAACGGCAATGAAGGCACCTTAAATCAAACATGTGCAACAGGGAACTATTCCTATGTTAACCTATCCTTCCTCATAAAATTTGGTGGTGGCCAGACGCCGGTTCTCAATCTCGCCGGCCATTGTGATCCATCTTCTGGTGGTTGCACTATTTTGAGCAGTCAAATCAATTATTGTCAAAGTTTAGGCCTCAAGGTAATGCTCTCcattggaggtggtgctggaaACTACACTCTAACCTCCAAACATGATGCCAAGAATGTTTCTAAGTATTTGTGGAACACCTATCTTGGTGGTAACTCTTCGTCGCGGCAGCTAGGCGATGCCATTCTCGACGGCATAGACTTCGATATTGAGATGGGATCAACCAATTACTGGGGATATCTGGCAAGGTACCTCTCCAAATATAGTAAGCCCTACAAGAAAGTTTACTTGACGGCTGCACCACAATGTCCCTATCCTGACAAATATCTTGGCCTGGCTCTTCATACCAGTTTTTTCGACTATGTTTGGGTTCAATTCTATAACAACCCTCAATGTGAGTACACTTCTGGTAATATcacaaatattttgaattcaTGGAAGTTATGGACGACGACGATTCCAGCCAAGAAGTTCTTTTTAGGCCTACCAGCCTCTTCTGATGCAGCAGGTAGTGGATTCATCCCTGCAGATGTGCTAACCTCACAAATCCTCCCAGTGGCTAAGACTTCCTTCAAGTATGGAGGTGTCATGCTCTGGTCTAGATATTATGATCTTCTAAGTGGATATAGTTCCTCTATTAAGAGCGCTGTATAA